A section of the Alkalihalobacillus sp. LMS39 genome encodes:
- a CDS encoding DUF2627 domain-containing protein, with amino-acid sequence MQRFIALTIMVIPAILAGYGIKLMRETVFQTLISPFPSLGLQFIIGFLLLIGGVAFVGGFIFYRDKKNGKVAPKYLKKRT; translated from the coding sequence TTGCAACGATTTATTGCGTTAACAATTATGGTGATTCCCGCTATTCTAGCAGGCTACGGTATAAAATTAATGCGTGAGACCGTGTTCCAAACACTTATCTCTCCATTTCCTTCACTCGGGTTACAATTTATTATCGGTTTCCTTCTTCTTATTGGTGGTGTAGCTTTTGTTGGTGGATTTATCTTTTACCGTGACAAAAAGAACGGTAAAGTAGCACCAAAATATTTAAAGAAAAGAACATAA